Proteins encoded by one window of Carassius auratus strain Wakin chromosome 24, ASM336829v1, whole genome shotgun sequence:
- the LOC113042538 gene encoding neurogenic differentiation factor 6-A-like, producing the protein MLTLPFDDPVIMDSQFGANFPRDCVGEMKVTKQEPFKKEETLTMEDEDSEKDEDEREDGQDENGLPRRRGPRKKKMTKARVDRVKMRRMEANARERNRMHGLNNALDSLRKVVPCYSKTQKLSKIETLRLAKNYIWALSEILSTGKRPDLLTFVQTLCKGLSQPTTNLVAGCLQLNARNFITDQINSEASFSSRSPYESVYTTYHSPGVVTPSGPSVDAVKPFRPFNYCSSYESFYESVSPECGSPQFDGPLSPPINFNGIFSLKHEEPVEYGKSCHYSTRYCAVPPRSSISQSARGSSDLHFPYDIHLRGQFYPMQDEVNTFHN; encoded by the coding sequence ATGCTGACTCTTCCCTTTGATGATCCTGTCATAATGGACAGTCAATTTGGGGCAAACTTTCCACGGGACTGCGTGGGTGAAATGAAGGTCACTAAACAAGAGCCATTTAAAAAGGAAGAGACGCTCACGATGGAGGACGAGGATTCGGAGAAGGATGAGGATGAACGGGAAGACGGACAGGACGAGAATGGTCTGCCTCGGAGGAGAGGGCCTCGGAAAAAGAAAATGACCAAAGCCAGGGTGGACCGGGTCAAGATGAGGCGCATGGAGGCCAACGCCAGGGAGAGGAACCGAATGCACGGTCTGAACAACGCCCTGGACAGTCTGCGCAAGGTGGTGCCCTGCTACTCCAAAACCCAGAAACTATCGAAAATCGAAACCCTGCGGCTGGCCAAGAACTACATCTGGGCGCTTTCCGAGATCCTGAGCACTGGGAAGAGGCCTGACCTCCTGACCTTTGTTCAGACCCTGTGCAAAGGGCTCTCGCAGCCCACCACCAACTTAGTGGCCGGATGCCTGCAGCTGAATGCCAGGAACTTCATCACGGATCAGATCAACAGCGAGGCGTCGTTCTCCAGCAGGTCACCATACGAATCCGTGTACACGACCTACCACAGTCCGGGTGTGGTGACGCCCTCGGGACCCTCGGTAGATGCGGTCAAACCCTTCAGGCCATTCAACTACTGCAGCTCTTATGAGTCTTTCTACGAGAGTGTCTCGCCGGAATGCGGAAGCCCTCAGTTTGACGGTCCCTTAAGCCCGCCTATTAACTTTAACGGGATCTTTTCCCTCAAGCACGAAGAGCCGGTCGAATACGGAAAGAGCTGCCACTACAGCACGCGCTACTGCGCCGTGCCGCCGCGCTCCTCCATCAGCCAGAGCGCGAGAGGCTCCTCGGATCTCCATTTCCCATATGACATTCACCTCCGCGGCCAGTTTTACCCCATGCAAGACGAAGTAAACACTTTTCATAATTAA